The genome window GGGCTGGACTTCTTGAGTACTGTTACAGAGGTCCATCCTAGCTTAAATGACTCAACTGGTGTGCAATCCAAAAGCATTAGCAATGATACTTTATCTAGGCTGGCTAAGACTGTCTTAGCACTAAAAGAAGATAAGAAGCAGAGGCTGCATAaggtatttcttttttcctttttctttttcattatttgtgtttgtagaaaaataataatttatatttcgGATTAAATTTGACATTTATCTTCACTTTAAAGCTCCAAGAGTCAGCAACACAGCTACTTGATCTGTGGAATCTGATGGATACCCCTGATGAGGAAAGGGGATTCTTTGACCATGTTACCTGTAACATATCAGCTTCAGTGGATGAAGTGACTGTTCCTGGGGCTCTTGCCTGGGATCTGATTGAGCAGGTATATAAGCATATGATGTTCAGTGGTTTGTTAAAACAATTTATGATGGCTGTTTACTCATTTCTCGATTTTGTTTTGAAGACTGAGGTCGAAGTTGAGCGGCTTGATCAGCTGAAATCAAGCAGGATGAAGGAAATTGCATTCAAGAAGCAGTCAGAGCTTGAGGAGATTTTCACTCGAGCTCACATAGAAATAGATCCAGAAGCTGCGAGAGATAAGATTATGGAACTGATTGATTCTGGGAATGTTGAACCTACTGAATTACTGGCTGACATGGATGATCAGATAGCGAAAGCGAGGGATGAAGCTCTAAGCAGAAAGGATATATTGGACAAAGTTGAGAAATGGATGTCAGCCTGCGAAGAAGAGAGTTGGCTTGAGGACTACAATCGCGTAATTAAACTCTCCCTGAAATATCTACCTACGCATGAATGTGAATTGCTGGCTGGACCTTATTGTGGAAAACAGAGTTTCATATGTCGCACAGTGCTCCCCATACATTACGATAgacttttttgttgttgttgttgaagaaAGCACCTTCACTATGCTCCCCGTCCATTGGAGTCCAACTACCTAGACCTTCTCCATTGTTCTCTGTGAATTACTGTAGATGTCGGACATGCTAGAATTAAGTATTGTAATTCAACAGTTACTAGAATGAAGCTACTTGGTAAATAGGACCTGGGGAGGATCTATTAGAAGTCCTACCCATCTAACCACCTGCCAAATATATATGAACATACAGGAAAATGTAACCATTTCATGTATGGGCTTAGGCGTGGAGTTCTTGGGTTGCAGTGTTGCCTTTTCAGGGTGGTTAGAGTAACCATGTAGTCCTTTAAAACTAATAACTGGCCTAGGAGATTCTATGCATATGACTTTGTATCTGTGCAACCCATATGAATTTTGCTGATTTTTTATACttgaattttccaattttagGCGTTTCATTGTAACCAACATTGTCTTGTTGAAACAGGATGAAAACAGGTATAATGCAAGTAGAGGTGCACACCTAAACCTCAAGCGTGCAGAGAAAGCACGTATTCTAGTTAACAAAATTCCAGGTAAGTGTAGAGGATAACACGGTTATGACAACTGTAGTCTTACAGATGCAGATTTGACAGAAAGTGAGACGCATAAGTAAAGGAAGTTTTGTATGGCATGTACAGTGTAATATGTGCATgatcaaagaaaattaaacaatccATGCTGTCGATTACCACTCCTTGACGTGCTTACAGTCCACCCATTAGTTccaaatttcttattttttttccattttcttggCAATGCAGCTCTTGTGGACACATTGGTAGCCAAAACTCGTGGGTGGGAGGAAGATCGTGGCATATCATTTACTTATGATGGTGTTCCTCTCCTTGCTATGCTAGATGAATATGCCATGCTTAGGCAagacagagaagaagagaagcgGAGGATGAGGGTACGTTTTACTTGAATAGATAATTAAATGATTATTGATGATTATATGAGGTGATTAAATGCTCATTGATTTTTACATGAGTTTAGTTATTTTCCTACGTAATTATGCTTGACATGACCTAAATCTAAATCTGACGTTTTAGTagcctttttattttggtttttacaTCAGTCTGAGTTCATTGTCCTCTTGCATCAAATGGGATTATGTCCCATGGATTTTGCAGGATCAGAAGAAGTATCAAGAGCTACAGCACACAGAACAAGAAACCATATTTGGCTCAAAGCCTAGCCCTGCTCGACCAGTTGGCACAAAGAAGGTAGTAGGTCCTCGTGCAAATGGAGGTCCAAATGGAACTCCTGGCAGACGGCTATCACTCAATGCTCATCAAAATGGAAGCAGGTCTGTAACGAAAGATGCGAAGAAGGATCTTAGGCCCGTTGCTCCTATGAACTATGTTGAGATAGCAAAAGAAGATGCTGCGTCCCACATTTCTGGCACTGATACACTTCCGGTGTCACCATAATAGTAAGGGAGATAATTGTAGGTTACATCTCTGTCAAATTTTAGTGTTTTAACTAGTTACTGTTGTAGGGATATAATGTATGAAACAGTGAGGGTAAATTGGAGAGTGAACTGTGTGTACCTGTGCATGTTATGTTTTAGCATTCGGAGGCTTTCTAAATACACGTTGCGTTCTCTGTTCTTCATGTTTTGGGTGGTAGCTATTCTGTGTTCGAAATAAAATCGCGCCTCTGCATTCTTGCCACTAGACTTATGAATTTCGGTTCCGTGAatgttcttgtttcttttattgttttgctTTACGTTACTCCCAATCCATGTTAAACTCGAGAATGGATTTCCCTGTCTTGGTTGCAATGAACCTGGCCTGCACATTCCTCGTATACTAGTTAGGTAACTCCTAGTATTACTGAGAATTTTTCTTGGCTTAGGCTGGGAAACATATAACCATAGGAACTCGATGATATTCAAAAAATGAGGATCCCGATCCTATGTTTCGAATTTATAGTTGTGGCTAGGCTACAAAGTTCTCGAGGGTAGGATACAAAATTGTATTGgaagttaaaaaaagaaaaagaaatccaatttcattttcaccCTCTGGGAACTGGCCTCATGGATTGTATAGATGTAAACAAGGCAACAAGTTGCTTTGTGCTTGTGGGTTTGcaattattcttaatttgtATCTAACAACTTTGTTTGCCAAGGATGGCTTTGTGTCTCTCTACAAAATTACCTAGTAGGTAAAAACTTGTCCTGGATAATCCAAGAGAGAGTT of Prunus dulcis chromosome 4, ALMONDv2, whole genome shotgun sequence contains these proteins:
- the LOC117624915 gene encoding 65-kDa microtubule-associated protein 1 isoform X2; translated protein: MAVADAENPRLGETTCGSLLQKLQEIWNEVGESDEERDKMLLQLEQECLDVYKRKVELAAKSRAQLLQELSDAKLELSSLVSALGEKSFVGVPEKTSGTIKEQLAAIAPVLEQLWKQKEDRVKEFSDVQSQIQKICGEIAGNLNLSESPAVDESDLSLKKLDEYQSQLHDLQKEKSERLHKVLEFVSTVHDLCAVLGLDFLSTVTEVHPSLNDSTGVQSKSISNDTLSRLAKTVLALKEDKKQRLHKLQESATQLLDLWNLMDTPDEERGFFDHVTCNISASVDEVTVPGALAWDLIEQTEVEVERLDQLKSSRMKEIAFKKQSELEEIFTRAHIEIDPEAARDKIMELIDSGNVEPTELLADMDDQIAKARDEALSRKDILDKVEKWMSACEEESWLEDYNRDENRYNASRGAHLNLKRAEKARILVNKIPALVDTLVAKTRGWEEDRGISFTYDGVPLLAMLDEYAMLRQDREEEKRRMRDQKKYQELQHTEQETIFGSKPSPARPVGTKKVVGPRANGGPNGTPGRRLSLNAHQNGSRSVTKDAKKDLRPVAPMNYVEIAKEDAASHISGTDTLPVSP
- the LOC117624915 gene encoding 65-kDa microtubule-associated protein 1 isoform X1 — protein: MAVADAENPRLGETTCGSLLQKLQEIWNEVGESDEERDKMLLQLEQECLDVYKRKVELAAKSRAQLLQELSDAKLELSSLVSALGEKSFVGVPEKTSGTIKEQLAAIAPVLEQLWKQKEDRVKEFSDVQSQIQKICGEIAGNLNLSESPAVDESDLSLKKLDEYQSQLHDLQKEKSERLHKVLEFVSTVHDLCAVLGLDFLSTVTEVHPSLNDSTGVQSKSISNDTLSRLAKTVLALKEDKKQRLHKLQESATQLLDLWNLMDTPDEERGFFDHVTCNISASVDEVTVPGALAWDLIEQVYKHMMFSGLLKQFMMAVYSFLDFVLKTEVEVERLDQLKSSRMKEIAFKKQSELEEIFTRAHIEIDPEAARDKIMELIDSGNVEPTELLADMDDQIAKARDEALSRKDILDKVEKWMSACEEESWLEDYNRDENRYNASRGAHLNLKRAEKARILVNKIPALVDTLVAKTRGWEEDRGISFTYDGVPLLAMLDEYAMLRQDREEEKRRMRDQKKYQELQHTEQETIFGSKPSPARPVGTKKVVGPRANGGPNGTPGRRLSLNAHQNGSRSVTKDAKKDLRPVAPMNYVEIAKEDAASHISGTDTLPVSP